GGGCCGTGCAGCGCGGCGCGCAGGACCGGCGCGACTTCCAGGGCACCGACGACGTGAAGCCGATGGATTACGTGGCCGGACTCCAGGGCATGGGGTTGCGCGGCGGCATCCAGTTCGACGAGCGCGGCTATTGGCTGGAGGTCATGGACAGCAGCACCGGCGACCTGCGCCCCGGCCCGGTCGTGAAAAGCATCTGGGACGCCCCGCGTGCGTGGCGGCGTCAGTACGAGGCCGAAACCTCTGAAAGCGAGGAATGACCGTGACGAACACCCTTCCCCTGTCCGCCCGGCTCGCCGCCCTAGAAGAGAAGGCAGCCCCACTCGCCGGGATGCGTGCGGCCCACGCGGATACTCTCGCGCACCTCGCCCATCTGAATACGCAGATTGCGGAGGCGGAGGCCGCGTTCCGAATTCTCGTCCACCTGACCGACCACGTGGACCGCGTGCTGTCGAGCGGCGACCTGCTGGCCGAGGCCCCTGTCGTGGACGCCGCGCCTGCCCCGGTGGACATGCCCACGGCAGTTGACGCCGAGACTCCTGCACACGATGCCCCGCCCGTCGTGCAGGAGTCTCCCCCCAGCTCGCCGCAGGAGCAGCCCCAGGTGCCGCCGTCTGCACCCCCTCCCGCCAACCCTGATGACGATGCAGAGGACCGCGACGACGGAGAAGAGCAGGCTCCCTACCGCAGCAACATGGACATCCTGACCGAGTACGCGCAGTCCCTCGCGCACGGCGAAGAAACCACGGCCCAGGAGGCCGCCAGCGCGACCGGCCTGCTGCCTGCCACGGTCAAGGACTACCTACGCACCCTCACCAAGCGGGGCGTGCTGGAGAAGGTGCCTGGCACAGGCACCACCGCTGTCGGTAACCCCGCCCGCTACCGCCGTTCGGGAACCGGGAAGGCGGCTGTCGTACCGCCGCCCTCTGGGGACAGTTCGGCCCTGAGCGATACCCAACCGTCTACCCGTGCCTACATCCTGGTGCACCTGCGCGAACACGTCGGTCAGGAGTTCACAGCCGTCCGCATCGCGGAGGACCTGCGCCTCGACCCGGCAGCCATCCGTGAGCACCTCCAGGCACTCCACCGCCTCGGCACGCTCTCCGCTTCCCCGGAGGAGGAGGACGGTACGCAGTGGTTCTGCTACCCCTCCCCAGTGCAGGTGCCACCCCCGCCTGCGGCCCAACCTACCCTCTCGCCCATTCCTGACCGCCTGAACCTTGACGAGCGCAGCATGTACGACTGCCTGCGCCGCGAGGAGGCGGGCTTGACTGCCCGCGTGCTGGCCGCCCGTCTGAACTGGAGTGCCCGGCGCACCGACAAGATCCTGAACATCCTCGCGCAGGGCGGGCATATCGGCCGCAACGGCGACCGCTGGCGCGTCATCCCCGCCGAACTTCAGGATGAGGAGGGGGCGGCGTGACCTGCCGACTGTGCGGGCGGGGCACCGACCATCACCCCGCCTGCCTACTGGCTCCCCGAGAGGTCGTGGCGGCGTACAGCGCCATCAACAGCCTGGGGGCAGTCGTGCCGCTGGAACGCCTCACATCGGGGGAATACGAAGACGCCGAACATGCCGCCTACATCTCCCGGCGGCTCCTCCCCTACGACCCGGATACCTCGCGAGTGTTGCACGGCATGTACCGGGGCATGGCTATCCAGGATGCCGAGGAGATGGAGGTCGGGTACCTCCGCCGCACACATACCTACGTGGGCATCCGCACCGTCACCGTGCGTCCCTGGTGGCGCTGGTTCTGCCCCACGCTGGCCGTGGAGCTGACCCCCACCAATGTGCTTGAGGTGCTTCTCTGACGTTCGACGAGGCCTTCCTGCGGGAGTACAAGCGCAGGCACCCCAACCTCTTCCCCAAAGAGCAGCAGCCCGCCCAGGGAGAACGCCTGGGCGGGTATCTTCCGCGCACCGTCAGCAACGGCTACGCCAGCGAGGCCGCGTTTCAGGCCGACGCCGTGAAAAAGCTCACCGAATGCGGCTGGAGCGTGCAGGAGAGCCTGAAGGGCAGCAGCAAGGGCGGCACGGTCTGGTACACGCCGGGATGGCCGGACCTCGTGGTCTACCTGGAAGACGGCCAGCGCCGCCTGTGGTTCGCGGAACTCAAGCAGCCCGGTAACAAACCGACCGCTGAGCAGCTCGCCTGCCATCTCCGGCTGCGCGCGTCCGGGTTTACGGTCGTCGTCGCCTGGACACTCCAAGAACTACTTGTCACCGAGGCGCAAGAACGGCTGCGCTAGTCTGCATCACAACTTTACTCGCCTTCCATCCCCACTTTTATCGGAGAAGCTGCTGCATGAGTGACCCCCTGCCCGCCGAATATCTGCTGCTCAGCGCCTTCAGCCTGACCCCCCTCGAACCTATCGACGCCCTCAAAGCCGCTCGGCTGTGGGCCCCCGAACAGCAAGACCCTACCAACGAGCAGCGGGACCTCCTGCACGAGTTGCACCGCATCAAAGGCCAAATCCGCTGGGTGCGTGCTCGCAAAGGCAAGAAGGGCGAACAGGAGGGCTACATCCTCACCCCTGCGGGCACCGATGCCCTCGCCACGTACTGGACCGAATACGGCCCCGCGCATACTCGCCGGGTCGGGCCAAGCCTGGGTGAGATCGCGCGGCAGCGGCTGGCAGAGCAGTGCCACCAGGTGGGAGCAGCATGAACGCCAGCGCCGCACGGGGGCAACAGGCCCAGCGGGAGGCAGACAGACTCGCCGCCCAGCGCCGCCGCCTGCTGGACGAGGAGCAGCAGGCGGCGGCCACCAACCGTCACCGCAGATCCCCCAGGAAAATCACCTCCAAGCAACTCCTGACCCTCACAGCAGGCGAGCAGGTGTTCTACGTTCCCCGGAACGTCGAGCATCCCTATGCAGGCAGCCGTGCCCGAGTCCTGCGCGCGCCCCGCAAGGACGTGAAGATCCCCACCGTCCGCCTCCAGTTCCTGGACGGCACCCAGAAGACCGTGCCCCTCAAGCACGTCTCCCGCGCGCCCGCCACAGCGGCTCCCCCGGCTTTCCTGATAGACGCTCGCAGCCGCCCGAGCTGGAAGCGGCTGATGAACCAACTGCTGGAAGCGAACGCGCAGGAAGCCGGGGGAGCCGCTGGGGTGGCCGCGCTCCGGCAGGCCGCCGACCAACGTGCCCGGCAACTCGCCGCCTTGGTGGTGCCCCGAGGCAGCGCACAGGCGGTGAAGACGGATGCGGCGCGCGTGCTGCTTGACGCGGCGCAAGCGGAAGCGGTGGCGCTCGCAGCCCGTCAGCCGGGCCGCAACGGGCGCGCAGTCATGCTGGAGGCTCCGCTGCCCGATGAACGCCTACAGGTCCAGACCGAGGAGCTGAATCAACGCAGTCGCCTCCTGATCAACAACATCGCCCGGTGCATTCATAAGCGCTACTTCCTCTCGGACGCGGAGGCGCGCGAAACCGCGCAGATCAGCAGCACGGTGCGCCGCATGATCGACCTGGCCGAGCGCGAGTACGGGACCAACAGTCGCCCCGACAACAGCGGCCAGGGTAAGGGGAACGCGACGGCAGGCGTGCTGCAAGATTCTCTGCTCGCCATGTATAGCGCGGCCCTCGAAGCCTGCAACCTGCGCGCCCAGGGCGACACGGTAGGCGCGGAAGTCATGGAGCGCGAGGTCCAGACCTACCGCGCTGAGTACGAGTTGGCGAATGCCGAGCTGGAGCGCCACCGCAAGAAGTTCCACACCGGTCGCTACTTCCACGGTGAGATTTTGTCGGTGCGCGAGGAGCGACGGCAGCGCGACGATCAGGGCATGATGCAGTTCTACGTGCGCCTCGTCGTGGTGTATGACCGTGATTGCCACACGCCCGTGGTGGTCAACGGCAGGGAGATCGAGGCGCGCACGCTCGTCGAGGTGGGCGAGGCGGGGTGGGCCGCTCTGGGGCGCTGGATTCAGGACCTGGCTGACCGCGAGCACGGCCGCAAGCAGGGCCGCCGGCAGGATGACGACTGGCATCTGATCTACCGCGACAACGACGGCCACCTGCGGCTGCGCGAGAACGTCAGCGATGGCCTGCTGCGCGCCTTTGATGCGATCCGCCGCGCCATGGTGCTCAACGACGTGGACCCGGCAGAAATTCCGAGTACCCACCCGGAAGCAGGCCTGCATTTGCCGCAAACGAAGAACACGCCCGAAAACCGTGAGCAGCGGAAAAAAGCCCTCGGGGACACCATGCAGAGCATCATGG
The genomic region above belongs to Deinococcus carri and contains:
- a CDS encoding helix-turn-helix domain-containing protein, with translation MTNTLPLSARLAALEEKAAPLAGMRAAHADTLAHLAHLNTQIAEAEAAFRILVHLTDHVDRVLSSGDLLAEAPVVDAAPAPVDMPTAVDAETPAHDAPPVVQESPPSSPQEQPQVPPSAPPPANPDDDAEDRDDGEEQAPYRSNMDILTEYAQSLAHGEETTAQEAASATGLLPATVKDYLRTLTKRGVLEKVPGTGTTAVGNPARYRRSGTGKAAVVPPPSGDSSALSDTQPSTRAYILVHLREHVGQEFTAVRIAEDLRLDPAAIREHLQALHRLGTLSASPEEEDGTQWFCYPSPVQVPPPPAAQPTLSPIPDRLNLDERSMYDCLRREEAGLTARVLAARLNWSARRTDKILNILAQGGHIGRNGDRWRVIPAELQDEEGAA